ATCGGCAAAAAGAGAACCTCGATCTTGTCCTCTTTTTTGCCATTTTTCAGCCGACAATTTCGCAAAGCGCACCGGTTTGCCGTCCGCGCGAAAATACAAATTATTGCGGAAAAGAAACTGCGTGGTATCTCCACGCCAATGCTTGTCGAGAAGTTCGCTGTCTTTCCAATACAGAATATTCCGTTCAAATGTAAAGGATCGATGCGTCTCATTGCGCGAGCGCATCAGCTGAGCCGTTCGGCCAAAAGCGAATATATTATTGCGGATGATGTTGTCGTGACCGTAATGTTGATGAAACCCGCCGCTTTTGGTATTATAAACAATGTTTTTCTCGATGAGGATGCCCGAGCTCCCCTCATCCGTGTAAATTCCCCAACCGCCGTAACCCCATGTTTCGATGTCGTGCACAATATTGTTGCGGATGATGGTGCCCGGAGAGACGCCGAGGGTATAGATCCCCCCCATATCGGAAAGCACTCCCTGACCGGCCTTTTGAATAAGGTTATACTCCACCACATTGCCGAAAGCGGCGCTGGGTTTATAACCCCATTCCAAACCGACGGAAATTCCGGTGTAATATAGATCGCTGATTTCGTTGTGGGCGATCAAGTTGTTTGAGGCGTGCATGGAAAGAATACCGATGCCGGCAAAATAAAGTCTCCCCAGGCGTGAAAGCGAATTATCGAGAATCTGCAGTCGATCGGTGACGAGCAGCGAATCCGAACCGGCGCGACCTCCTGTAATAAGAAAACCGCCGGCGCCGATGTCATCGATAACATTCCGGCGAAAGGTAATACGTCTGCTGCCGTCGCGCACCTCGACGGCATAAGTACCCAAATGTTCAAATCGGCAATTTTCGATTGTCAAATCCCTGCCGCCGACAATTTTAAGGGCACCGGGAACGGTATCGGCGCCAAAGTGGTCTCCCGGATCACCGGGCGGCAAAAACCAATCGTTGTGCGAAAACGTCAGCCCCTGCAGCCGAATATGATGAGCATATCTGCCGAACAGGGGCTCGCCCTGAAAGATGATCAATTGATCCAAATCCGGCGCGATGACCTGTGCCGAGCGGATGTCCTCGTCGGGCAACGGCAGGTAATACAATTTCCCTTCCCTTCGGTCGAGATACCATTCCCCCGGTTCATCTAATCCTTCAAAAACATTGTCGACAAAATAACGGGCACCCCGTTTGGAGTAATCATCGGTAAAAGGGCGCCAAGCCGGGGTCGCCAAAGTCACAATGGACTTTTCTGCGTCGATCGCGCGTATGGGACAATGGGCATCGGACCAAAAATGCAGCAGCACAATCTCAACATCTTCCAGATTACGCCACAAAGGGCTCAAATCCTGGGGGTTATAGCCGAATTGATATCGATAATGATGAAAAGGCCACTGCTTCGACTCCATAGGGTCTCGCACGCGAAACCAGCCTTTATTGGGGGTTCGAGCGCGAAAACGCCGTTGGCCGTTGACAAACAACTGTTGAAAACGATAACTGCCGTTGCGAACGTCGGGGATCTCTGCCGTCCAATAGGCGCCCTCCGGCCGAAAATAGGTGATTATTCGGCCGCCGGAGAGAACGACCCGCTCATTCTGATAGTTACAATAGGTGATCGGTGCATCTTTACTACCGGAGTCCTCGGGCAGGAAGACAATCGGCTCTCTCAAGCTGTAAAAGCCGCCGCGCAGAAAGACGGTGACAGGCGCGCTCAACCCACCCTTTTCCTGCAGGTTACGGATTTCTTCCTGAGCTCGCTTGAGCGTTGCAAAAGGTCCCTCCTTCCCCACCGGCTCCGGCGACTTTCCCGACCATTCATCGTTTCCCTGCGGGGAGACAAAAAGGTATATTTCTTGAGCACTCAAAAGCGCGGAAAGGGCCGACAGCATCAACCAAATTTTCATGCAATGGCTCCAAAGTGGGGAAAGAAGTTCGAGAGCTTTAACGCCGCATGGTCCCGCTTTATTCTTGATTTTTATTATTGCCTGTCTTGAAATCGTTTTATCTCAAAAAAAGCCGAGCAGGTGATTCATCGACAATCTTAACGTCGGCTTGGTTGATCGTTCCATAGTTTAACCGGCTGCATACGCCCCAAATAGTGAAGGCGTACGTCATCCGGACGAATGATATCCTTTCTGCCGCCTTCGGTCTCAGCATTATCTCTGTCGAAAAAGCCTTCAAAGACTTTTGATGAGCTCCAACAGTGCCTTCGCCGATTCTTCCGGACCTTTCCATTCCCAGCCGGGAACTCCCAGCCGAGTCCGCAATTGGCCGACATAGAGACCGGCTTCAAAAAAAGCGCGAAAATACTTTTCAGCGTTCCGTTCATGAAGCTCGCGATACTGAACGGCACCGAAAACATTGACGAAATAGGTGCGCACCAGACCGGTCGAGGTGGTTGTGCCTTTGCTCATGGCGGCGCCTTCGCGAAAAACCGCCAGGGCTTGTTCCGGACTATGAAACCGTTCAATAATCGGTTTATCTGCGTCCACCTCTTCATAATTATTGGCATAAAAAATCATGTCGACCGGATAACCTTTGATGACTTCTTCATAGCGGGTTACCGGCAGAACAACTCGGGCATTGACTTGATTCGGGTTCATAATAATGGCACGATCAAGCTGTCCGAAAGCAAAACCCGGCTGCAAATCGTCCAGGCGAACAAAAGCGCCGATCTCCGTGCCGTAGCCGATGACGTTGCCGCTTTCATCCAACTTGAGCGACCCCATGTCGTCGGCAATAATAGTCATTTCCTCGATCAGATCGGCTCCAAGATTGCGAAATGCTTCCAGGGTTTCCGACTTGCCGGCACCGGTATCACCGAAAATAAGAACATTGGCCGCTTTGTTGTTCTTCAAAAGAATCCTTACCATGGCACCGTGAAACGGCAGCCGATTCCGTTTCAGCATAATAATATTATGAAGGGTAAGAACCATCTTTTTCAAATAACCAAAGTAGCCGAACTGATCCTCGCGCGGGACAGCCGCAACCAGGAGATTATTCTCTTCATCATCGAAAAAAACCGTCGGCATGGGTGCCAGTCCCGCCAGCGATTCCGGCGAGACGCCGAAGAGATAGACAGCGTCCGGCTTACGTCCGACTATTTCATCTTCGGCAATTTCGAAAAGATTGGCCAAGGATAACCCCAATTCATAAAAGCGGGAGTGAAAATAGATC
The DNA window shown above is from candidate division KSB1 bacterium and carries:
- a CDS encoding phosphoenolpyruvate carboxykinase, which produces MCETGEELLTSSLFREMLKRFIDTLERRKSPLLRLFRLENDQVVDDEIDKLIRSFIYLEKLTIAETRRLVADAGPLLDNPELLYVFIERFYDYWRSFERYLICDSEGDRLDKRPYRTFNSTVESLTHLIRKLYRDIEENVTGRHPSVYRQIAAGAEVAVIALPRPIDLPPRYKEKLAPLPIIRQILLYPPLLLNPPMNKRTGQFVRVAKNPLWNEQLDKDEWLGYPAKVGELYILIYFHSRFYELGLSLANLFEIAEDEIVGRKPDAVYLFGVSPESLAGLAPMPTVFFDDEENNLLVAAVPREDQFGYFGYLKKMVLTLHNIIMLKRNRLPFHGAMVRILLKNNKAANVLIFGDTGAGKSETLEAFRNLGADLIEEMTIIADDMGSLKLDESGNVIGYGTEIGAFVRLDDLQPGFAFGQLDRAIIMNPNQVNARVVLPVTRYEEVIKGYPVDMIFYANNYEEVDADKPIIERFHSPEQALAVFREGAAMSKGTTTSTGLVRTYFVNVFGAVQYRELHERNAEKYFRAFFEAGLYVGQLRTRLGVPGWEWKGPEESAKALLELIKSL
- a CDS encoding right-handed parallel beta-helix repeat-containing protein, with amino-acid sequence MKIWLMLSALSALLSAQEIYLFVSPQGNDEWSGKSPEPVGKEGPFATLKRAQEEIRNLQEKGGLSAPVTVFLRGGFYSLREPIVFLPEDSGSKDAPITYCNYQNERVVLSGGRIITYFRPEGAYWTAEIPDVRNGSYRFQQLFVNGQRRFRARTPNKGWFRVRDPMESKQWPFHHYRYQFGYNPQDLSPLWRNLEDVEIVLLHFWSDAHCPIRAIDAEKSIVTLATPAWRPFTDDYSKRGARYFVDNVFEGLDEPGEWYLDRREGKLYYLPLPDEDIRSAQVIAPDLDQLIIFQGEPLFGRYAHHIRLQGLTFSHNDWFLPPGDPGDHFGADTVPGALKIVGGRDLTIENCRFEHLGTYAVEVRDGSRRITFRRNVIDDIGAGGFLITGGRAGSDSLLVTDRLQILDNSLSRLGRLYFAGIGILSMHASNNLIAHNEISDLYYTGISVGLEWGYKPSAAFGNVVEYNLIQKAGQGVLSDMGGIYTLGVSPGTIIRNNIVHDIETWGYGGWGIYTDEGSSGILIEKNIVYNTKSGGFHQHYGHDNIIRNNIFAFGRTAQLMRSRNETHRSFTFERNILYWKDSELLDKHWRGDTTQFLFRNNLYFRADGKPVRFAKLSAEKWQKRGQDRGSLFADPKFVDPLKGDFNLQQDSPAFSIGFEPIDMTKVGPRRLPDGIKQVIYANDDGGAYRADFYGANSQGQRPLLVWLGGNDEQLYETAAAPFAKWSLLKDWVFLSPQLTAIRDLPESRQSAILLEAVAFALANASVDTTRIYLFGYREGADQALKLFAKAPHYWTAVSVWNPTPVKGVEEGESELFELNRLWEPGHSSAALDIVQHIYDAAYSNALKTVFNLYEKKTGKVASAYPSENLLAGLRLEKNNMQIKDPFFAENCVLLRRQAAKVRLTIFSGKDDLLPNAALHWLEGQKKGH